In Uranotaenia lowii strain MFRU-FL chromosome 2, ASM2978415v1, whole genome shotgun sequence, one genomic interval encodes:
- the LOC129746971 gene encoding major facilitator superfamily domain-containing protein 8-like — MEFLKRTFIKRPSPEDLEDGLETGPEYTARWNSIRVIYYTMFLMSLGFSIILTGVWPYLDKLDPHAGKEFMGWIVAANPVGQMIFSPLVGWWSNRLGSIRLPLLCSLALFSIASGIYSTLEVFSTHQKYWMLYSRFLIGVSSSNIAVCRSYLSAATKVKERTGAVSMVSLAQTLGFIVGPALQGVVTPLGDQGVPLFRNNLHLNMYSATGWINVFMGIINFCLFLPFIFKEKRIAAKEAMVLKGMESEKETWKIMKPDYVSAWSLIFAFFILVFNFVFLETLATPLTMDMFAWTKAEALYYMAWVMAVGAIIASVTFVLIGPLCKRFPEHNVLLWGGFFLMVLGRAVYIPMDSNPPKLAYPDNDTAPVAQLYVYGSNFTEVYSNLTRIDFADNSTDGPKIQLEQMTLGCPVTQEWCKTTNGMTISQFLIGYTFTAIGYPIGVTLITTIFSKILGPRPQGTWMGIMTGSGCMSRALGPVFLSTIYTKLGLYWTFGSTAVMMAATMLWLWFVRDRLIPFEYDNPMEGRELSTMNRKLDATAEKTVASPEELERLNGNEKSTAEEKPLTIEQNP, encoded by the exons ATGGAATTCCTCAAGCGCACGTTCATCAAACGACCTTCACCCGAGGATCTGGAGGATGGGTTGGAAACTGGCCCTGAGTACACCGCCCGATGGAACTCGATCCGGGTGATCTACTACACGATGTTCCTGATGTCCCTGGGATTCAGCATCATCCTCACTGGCGTCTGGCCATATTTGGACAAG CTTGATCCTCATGCTGGCAAGGAGTTCATGGGCTGGATCGTGGCCGCTAATCCCGTTGGACAGATGATTTTCAGCCCCCTGGTGGGTTGGTGGAGCAACAGGCTTGGGTCGATTCGGTTACCACTACTGTGTTCATTAGCGTTGTTCTCGATTGCTAGCGGTATATACTCAACGCTAGAGGTGTTCAGCACTCATCAAAAGTATTGGATGTTGTATTCGAGATTCCTGATTGGAGTAAGCTCCTCAAACATCGCCGTCTGTCGATCGTATCTATCGGCAGCTACCAAGGTTAAGGAACGAACTGGTGCCGTTTCGATGGTGTCTCTGGCACAGACGCTGGGATTTATTGTGGGTCCAGCATTGCAGGGAGTCGTGACGCCCCTTGGAGATCAGGGCGTTCCTCTGTTCAGAAATAACTTGCATCTGAACATGTACTCGGCAACTGGATGGATCAACGTGTTCATGGGCATCATCAACTTCTGCCTGTTCCTTCCATTCATTTTCAAGGAGAAACGGATCGCGGCCAAAGAAGCAATGGTTCTGAAAGGCATGGAATCCGAAAAGGAAACGTGGAAAATTATGAAACCTGACTACGTTTCTGCCTGGTCGTTGATATTCGCGTTCTTCAtattggttttcaattttgtgtttttggaaAC aTTAGCCACGCCACTAACAATGGACATGTTTGCTTGGACAAAGGCAGAAGCTCTTTACTACATGGCTTGGGTGATGGCCGTTGGAGCGATTATTGCCAGTGTTACATTCGTTCTGATAGGACCGTTGTGCAAGAGATTCCCAGAGCACAATGTTTTGCTGTGGGGTGGATTCTTCCTCATGGTGCTCGGTCGAGCAGTTTACATTCCAATGGATAGTAATCCTCCAAAGTTGGCATACCCTGATAACGACACAGCGCCAGTTGCTCAGTTGTATGTTTATGGATCGAACTTTACGgaagtttattcaaatttgactcgGATAGATTTCGCCGACAATTCAACGGATGGCCCGAAAATACAATTGGAACAAATGACACTGGGATGCCCGGTGACTCAAGAATGGTGCAAGACGACAAATGGCATGACGATATCACAATTTTTGATCGGTTACACATTTACCGCCATTGGGTATCCCATTGGTGTGACCTTAATTActacgattttttcaaaaattcttggCCCTAGACCTCAGGGAACTTGGATGGGAATCATGACTGGTTCCGGATGCATGTCTAGAGCACTGGGTCCTGTATTTCTTTCAACTATATACACCAAGTTAGGGTTGTATTGGACTTTCGGAAGCACAGCTGTTATGATGGCCGCAACCATGCTTTGGTTGTGGTTTGTAAG gGATCGGTTGATTCCTTTCGAGTACGATAACCCAATGGAGGGCAGAGAACTTTCGACGATGAATCGGAAGTTGGACGCCACCGCAGAGAAAACTGTTGCTAGTCCCGAGGAACTGGAGAGACTGAATGGAAACGAAAAGTCGACTGCGGAAGAAAAACCTCTAACAATCGAACAAAATCCGTAA
- the LOC129746977 gene encoding major facilitator superfamily domain-containing protein 8-like yields MAPSTNFWKTQQKESDRTLGLETEEECRKRWISIRIIYFNGFLVYLAFSIIGTSVWPYLNSVDPDAGKVFLTYVFAIPSLMQLVCSPLFGWWNNKLSSIRMPMALFLILFIIGQIMYSTVEEFPVHRKYVMLTARALVGISSVCCTIYRAYVSSATTVAERTMTMSILSLAQTLGILAGSVFQSLFAIFGEEGYRVLGLFRLNMYTASGWFCAVLGVVNLVLMLPSIFQDQLIAVKEAMKGLGVTDKKDVYKTLELQHLAILLMLVAFALLMFVYSGYQT; encoded by the exons ATGGCgccttcaacaaatttttggaaaacacaACAGAAAGAAAGTGATCGTACATTGGGTTTGGAAACCGAGGAAGAGTGCCGAAAACGATGGATCTCAATACGTATCATCTACTTCAACggttttttggtttatttggcATTTTCCATTATTGGAACCAGCGTTTGGCCTTATCTGAATTCA GTTGATCCGGATGCTGGGAAAGTATTTCTCACTTATGTATTCGCCATTCCATCGCTAATGCAACTGGTGTGCAGCCCTCTGTTTGGCTGGTGGAACAACAAGTTGTCGTCCATAAGAATGCCAATGGCCTTGTTTTTGATACTGTTCATAATTGGACAGATAATGTATTCTACTGTCGAAGAATTTCCGGTGCACCGGAAATATGTGATGTTAACAGCTCGTGCTTTGGTAGGAATTTCGTCGGTTTGCTGCACGATTTATCGGGCATATGTCTCATCGGCCACTACAGTTGCCGAGCGTACCATGACCATGTCCATACTTTCACTGGCTCAAACTCTTGGAATTTTGGCTGGATCCGTGTTCCAATCTCTGTTTGCCATATTCGGCGAGGAAGGATACAGAGTCCTGGGTCTGTTCCGGCTTAACATGTACACCGCAAGTGGCTGGTTCTGCGCAGTTTTGGGAGTCGttaatttagtactgatgctgCCCTCGATATTCCAAGATCAGCTGATAGCGGTGAAGGAAGCAATGAAGGGCTTAGGAGTGACCGATAAAAAGGATGTCTACAAGACACTGGAGTTGCAGCATTTGGCGATCTTATTGATGTTGGTAGCTTTCGCCCTTTTGATGTTCGTTTATTCTGGCTATCAAACGTGA
- the LOC129746976 gene encoding major facilitator superfamily domain-containing protein 8-like: MAQWVKFLSLKQSERNRALGLETDEEYRKRWISIRIIYFNGFLIYLAFGNITTSAWPYLKSLDPEATKTFLSYVFGIPSVMQLVFAPGFGYWNNKLSSIRMPMLLFLVIYVIGNTLYAVLEEIPDHRRHYMLVSRAFVGIAFVCCAIYRAYVSTATTVAERTKTMSYLALAQAIGLLAGSVFQSLFALLGEEGYRVAGLFQLNMYTANGWICVVLGVINIILMMPGIFEDQAIAVKEAMKGTGMATSKDVYKSLKLQYLATFLMVLAFGLLMFVYSAYQT, from the exons ATGGCTCAATGGGTCAAATTTCTGTCGTTGAAACAATCTGAACGAAATCGCGCGTTAGGACTGGAAACCGACGAAGAGTATCGTAAAAGATGGATTTCTATCAGGATTATTTACTTCAATGGTTTTCTTATTTACCTGGCCTTTGGAAATATTACAACTAGCGCTTGGCCTTACTTGAAATCC TTAGATCCAGAAGCCACCAAAACTTTCCTATCGTATGTTTTTGGAATACCATCCGTGATGCAGCTGGTGTTTGCTCCGGGATTTGGATATTGGAACAACAAACTGTCGTCCATTCGAATGCCTATGCTCCTCTTCTTGGTGATCTACGTGATCGGAAACACACTTTATGCCGTCCTGGAGGAAATACCCGATCATCGAAGGCACTATATGCTTGTTTCACGAGCATTTGTGGGGATTGCTTTCGTGTGTTGCGCCATTTATCGGGCATACGTTTCGACGGCCACAACAGTAGCAGAACGGACCAAAACCATGTCCTATCTGGCACTTGCACAAGCCATCGGATTGCTTGCAGGATCCGTTTTTCAGTCCCTGTTTGCGTTGCTAGGTGAGGAGGGATATCGTGTGGCTGGATTGTTCCAACTTAACATGTACACCGCCAACGGATGGATCTGCGTTGTTTTGGGTGTCATTAACATCATCCTTATGATGCCTGGCATCTTCGAAGATCAGGCAATCGCCGTTAAGGAAGCTATGAAGGGTACGGGTATGGCCACCAGCAAGGATGTGTACAAATCGCTTAAACTTCAATATTTGGCAACGTTTTTGATGGTGTTGGCTTTTGGACTCCTAATGTTCGTCTATTCTGCATATCAAACGTAA
- the LOC129743491 gene encoding uncharacterized protein LOC129743491 has product MLKSTCLVLCCLILITLADGASDPDEKSPKHRIVLNDSYRFLVLGSDHVARTVGMFLAQKNLDHQVLVLQSARCDLSMGGGEKSSASIFAERVADTFVECAQRTGFKVNEAFDPIRGQIGIVRHNRTVLGSEQQTLLAMDPNLKLLTGVNIVRLLFNHASGSILGAEIELNNATQYIYAEEELIIAGRCLNDYDHLARGSIVARDTYLKLLQSTPLDVSWGSPLVAPIFYIHTIQTLDDNSNPTVLEPELLLSVSRHHTPGHIDDEPNTKINLIMGNANLENHIWLGFVPSIISDDIAYQPDHEDTVQMLSYLLKLIATNITDCEAFRQLEMTPLDHHILECKSYVGSSQYWTCYADVRLKRFEKIKHPVSRQMARIVDSDYRINGIRSLRLLPFGLSTPFLWTQLGKLFSAGSVPFERLSPARFTTTTQASAGQFGTSPGTLEATTEIEGQKINAFDRLIAVLKELKAAKGSNVV; this is encoded by the exons ATGTTGAAGTCTACGTGCTTAGTTCTGTGTTGCCTTATCCTAATCACTTTGGCTGATGGCGCTAGTGATCCGGATGAGAAAAGTCCGAAGCATAGAATCGTTCTGAATGATTCCTACCGCTTCCTGGTTCTCGGGAGTGATCACGTGGCACGAACTGTTGGAATGTTTTTGGCCCAGAAAAATTTGGATCACCAAGTTTTGGTACTCCAATCAGCTCGATGTGATTTGTCAATGGGGGGAGGTGAAAAATCTTCGGCATCAATTTTTGCTGAACGGGTTGCCGACACATTCGTCGAATGCGCTCAAAGGACAGGATTCAAGGTGAATGAAGCTTTTGATCCAATCCGGGGCCAAATTGGGATTGTTCGGCATAATCGCACAGTTTTGGGCTCTGAACAACAAACGCTTCTGGCTATGGACCCAAATTTAAAGCTGCTGACAGGCGTGAATATTGTGAGACTGTTATTCAATCACG CCTCCGGTTCAATCCTGGGAGCCGAAATCGAGCTGAACAATGCCACTCAGTATATTTATGCCGAGGAAGAATTGATTATTGCCGGTAGATGTTTGAATGATTACGATCATCTAGCACGTGGCTCGATCGTTGCTAGAGACACATATTTGAAATTACTTCAAAGCACCCCACTAGATGTTAGTTGGGGTAGTCCCTTGGTGGCTCCAATATTTTACATTCATACAATCCAAACATTGGATGATAATTCAAACCCAACCGTTTTGGAACCAGAACTGTTGCTCAGCGTATCTAGACATCATACTCCGGGTCACATCGACGATGAACCGAATACTAAAATCAACCTGATCATGGGAAATGCCAACCTGGAGAATCATATTTGGCTCGGGTTCGTTCCATCGATAATTTCGGATGATATCGCCTATCAACCGGATCACGAGGATACTGTCCAAATGCTTTCGTACTTGCTCAAATTAATTGCCACCAACATCACCGACTGTGAAGCCTTCAGACAGCTAGAAATGACTCCGTTAGACCATCACATCCTCGAGTGCAAAAGCTACGTTGGAAGCTCCCAGTACTGGACTTGTTATGCTGACGTCAGGTTGAAGCGGTTTGAAAAG ATCAAACACCCGGTCAGCAGGCAGATGGCCCGGATCGTCGATTCAGACTATCGCATTAACGGTATCCGATCGCTGCGACTTTTGCCATTCGGACTTTCTACGCCCTTTCTCTGGACCCAGTTGGGCAAGCTGTTTAGCGCCGGCAGTGTGCCATTCGAACGATTGTCACCGGCAAGGTTCACGACCACTACTCAGGCGTCTGCTGGACAATTTGGGACAAGTCCCGGTACCCTGGAAGCCACCACCGAGATCGAGGGCCAGAAGATAAACGCATTTGACCGATTGATTGCAGTGCTTAAGGAGCTAAAGGCAGCCAAGGGCTCTAATGTGGTGTAA
- the LOC129746973 gene encoding major facilitator superfamily domain-containing protein 8-like has translation MAQWVKFLSLKQSERNRALGLETDEEYRKRWISIRIIYFNGFLIYLAFGNITTSAWPYLKSLDPEATKTFLSYVFGIPSVMQLVFAPGFGYWNNKLSSIRMPMLLFLVIYVIGNTLYAVLEEIPDHRRHYMLVSRAFVGIAFVCCAIYRAYVSTATTVAERTKTMSYLALAQAIGLLAGSVFQSLFALLGEEGYRVAGLFQLNMYTANGWICVVLGVINIILMMPGIFEDQAIAVKEAMKGTGMATSKDVYKSLKLQYLATFLMVLAFGLLMFVYSAYQT, from the exons ATGGCTCAATGGGTCAAATTTCTGTCGTTGAAACAATCTGAACGAAATCGCGCGTTAGGACTGGAAACCGACGAAGAGTATCGTAAAAGATGGATTTCTATCAGGATTATTTACTTCAATGGTTTTCTTATTTACCTGGCCTTTGGAAATATTACAACTAGCGCTTGGCCTTACTTGAAATCC TTAGATCCAGAAGCCACCAAAACTTTCCTATCGTATGTTTTTGGAATACCATCCGTGATGCAGCTGGTGTTTGCTCCGGGATTTGGATATTGGAACAACAAACTATCGTCCATTCGAATGCCTATGCTCCTCTTCTTGGTGATCTACGTGATCGGAAACACACTTTATGCCGTCCTGGAGGAAATACCCGATCATCGAAGGCACTATATGCTTGTTTCACGAGCATTTGTGGGGATTGCTTTCGTGTGTTGCGCCATTTATCGGGCATACGTTTCGACGGCCACAACAGTAGCAGAACGGACCAAAACCATGTCCTATCTGGCACTTGCACAAGCCATCGGATTGCTTGCAGGATCCGTTTTTCAGTCCCTGTTTGCGTTGCTAGGTGAGGAGGGATATCGTGTGGCTGGATTGTTCCAACTTAACATGTACACCGCCAACGGATGGATCTGCGTTGTTTTGGGTGTCATTAACATCATCCTTATGATGCCTGGCATCTTCGAAGATCAGGCAATCGCCGTTAAGGAAGCTATGAAGGGTACGGGTATGGCCACCAGCAAGGATGTGTACAAATCGCTTAAACTTCAATATTTGGCAACGTTTTTGATGGTGTTGGCTTTTGGACTCCTAATGTTCGTCTATTCTGCATATCAAACGTAA